In a single window of the Pongo abelii isolate AG06213 chromosome 1, NHGRI_mPonAbe1-v2.0_pri, whole genome shotgun sequence genome:
- the LOC100457745 gene encoding olfactory receptor 1C1, whose product MEKRNLTVVREFVLLGLPSSAEQQHLLSVLFLCMYLATTLGNMLIIVTTGFDSHLHSPMYFFLSNLAFADICFMSTTVPQIVVNILTGTKNISFAGCLTQLFFFVSFVNMDSLLLSVMAYDRYVAICHPLHYTARMNLCLCVQLVAGLWLVTYLHALLHTVPIAQLSCASNIIHHFFCDLSPLLQLSCSDVSFNVMIIFAVGGLLALTPLVCIFISYGLIFSTVLKITSTQGKQRAVSTCSCHLSVVVVFYGTAIAVYFSPSSPHTPESDTLSTIMYSMVAPMLNPFIYTLRNRDMKRGLQKMLFKCTVFQQQ is encoded by the coding sequence atggaaaaaagaaatctaacaGTTGTCAGGGAATTCGTCCTTCTGGGACTCCCTAGCTCGGCAGAGCAGCAGCACCTCCTGTCTGTGCTCTTTCTCTGTATGTATTTAGCCACCACCTTGGGGAACATGCTCATCATTGTGACGACTGGCTTTGACTCTCACCTCCATTCCCCTATGTATTTCTTCCTTAGTAACTTGGCCTTTGCTGACATCTGCTTTATGTCGACTACAGTCCCCCAAATAGTAGTGAATATCTTGACTGGCACCAAGAATATCTCTTTTGCAGGCTGCCTCACCCAGCTCTTCTTCTTCGTTTCTTTTGTGAATATGGACAGCCTCCTTCTGAGTGTGATGGCGTACGATAGATATGTAGCGATTTGCCACCCCTTACATTACACTGCCAGAATGAACCTGTGCCTTTGTGTCCAGCTAGTGGCTGGACTGTGGCTTGTTACTTACCTCCACGCCCTCCTGCACACTGTCCCAATAGCACAGCTGTCCTGTGCCTCCAATATCATCCATCATTTCTTCTGTGATCTCAGTCCTCTCCTGCAGCTCTCTTGCTCTGACGTCTCCTTCAATGTAATGATCATTTTTGCAGTAGGAGGTCTATTGGCTCTCACGCCCCTTGTCTGTATCTTCATATCTTATGGACTTATCTTCTCCACTGTTCTGAAGATCACCTCTACTCAGGGCAAGCAGAGAGCTGTTTCCACCTGCAGCTGCCACCTGtcagtggtggtggtgttttatGGCACAGCCATCGCCGTCTACTTCAGCCCTTCCTCCCCCCATACGCCTGAGAGCGACACTCTGTCAACCATCATGTATTCAATGGTGGCCCCGATGCTGAATCCTTTCATCTATACTCTAAGGAACAGGGATATGAAGAGGGGACTTCAGAAAATGCTTTTCAAGTGCACAGTCTTTCAGCAGCAATAA